The following proteins come from a genomic window of Paenibacillus spongiae:
- the cydD gene encoding thiol reductant ABC exporter subunit CydD has protein sequence MIKQLFKQVQGTRKLFAASVIIGVAGGLLLIVQAIYMARVTNGAFLGGQSLAALLPALYVLLGVIGLRAVLQAAGDYASTQMAQRIKSDLRLRLVRKLAELGPDYAKGERSGELINTVYEGVEQLENYLAKYLPQVALSTFIPAAVFFVVAGTDWLSAVIFAVTLPLLVILMILIGKAAKAKTDRQFQLLGRLGGHFHEMLRGLPTLKMFNRSRAQIDIIARISEEHRRSTMGTLRLAFLSAFVMELFASLSTAIVAVFLGLRLIEGEIGFEHAFLVLLLAPEFYNPVRTLGTQFHAGMNGVTAAGRIFDILNTEPPGWVEKEGAAVLPPKPEGYRIVFEGVTVQYAGEARPALSDISLTLEPGERIALVGPTGAGKSTLLDLLQGFIKPASGRILVDGIDLSQISMSWWRNQQSVLSQHPHLFHGTIGDNIRISKPDASGAEVAAAAEAAQAAAFIQALPRQYDTPLGESVRLSGGQAQRIAIARALLREAPLLMLDEPTAGLDLANEANITKTLEPLLRGRMSITAAHRLSTIRASDRIVVLAGGRIVEAGTADDLAAAGGLYADMLAAARADEDAAAERRDAEYIPAADHMRQRSEEGARALPPAAGIASPADAAPVRRRKTFVRLLQFVRPYKWWTLLAILLGFGTVATNVGLMGTSGYLIAKAALRPETVLLLYVPIVGVRFFGIARGVFRYVERLVSHDLTFRILKRLRVWLYERLEPRGVQLLENKRSGDLLGSVISDVEQLQNLYLRVIAPPVVAALTVLLGFVFMANYDLRLGMLLAGMLLTAGVVIPWLSHRIGSSGGRDFVQARSEIYEQTSDLLTGLPTLILYGQAQNMEERILTIQRRLDAHQTKQNRISAFTGGSMSLLTHLTMWLMLLAIIPLTISGHIDSYMIPALVLASFACFEAVMPLPLSFQLFGQTISAGDRLFRLADEAGDQAQLVKPAKPTNPAKPANPAPASEEVSEAGEADVRWQAQVSGLSFRYAPEEPYALRDLSLTLVQGKQIAIVGESGAGKSTLLQLLMKLRSYEEGSIAINGTELRDIAGESARAQFAVVSQNVQLFNATVAENLRLGRPEASLDELREAARVARIDETIERLPEGYDTIIGEWGAKLSGGERQRLALARALVREAPAILFDEPGTGLDPLTEQAFTSHIEPLLGEKAVLWITHKLTGLERMDEIIVLQNGTVAERGAHQELLERHGVYWKLWKLQRDRERTRELAEVR, from the coding sequence ATGATCAAACAACTGTTCAAACAGGTGCAGGGCACCCGCAAGCTGTTCGCGGCTAGCGTAATCATCGGTGTGGCAGGCGGCTTGCTGCTGATTGTTCAAGCGATCTATATGGCAAGAGTTACGAACGGGGCTTTCCTCGGCGGGCAAAGCTTGGCTGCGCTGCTGCCTGCGCTGTACGTGCTGCTTGGCGTTATCGGACTCCGAGCCGTCCTGCAGGCAGCAGGCGACTATGCGTCGACGCAGATGGCGCAGCGCATCAAGAGCGATCTGCGCCTCCGGCTGGTCCGCAAGCTTGCCGAGCTGGGACCCGATTACGCGAAGGGCGAGCGGAGCGGGGAACTGATCAACACGGTCTATGAAGGCGTGGAGCAGTTGGAAAATTATTTGGCGAAGTATTTGCCCCAAGTGGCGCTCTCTACGTTCATTCCCGCTGCCGTGTTCTTCGTCGTAGCGGGAACGGACTGGTTATCGGCGGTTATCTTCGCAGTGACGCTGCCGCTGCTGGTCATCTTGATGATTCTGATCGGCAAGGCGGCGAAGGCGAAGACGGACCGCCAGTTCCAGCTGCTTGGCCGGCTTGGCGGGCACTTTCATGAGATGCTGCGGGGCTTGCCGACGCTGAAGATGTTCAACCGCAGCCGGGCGCAGATCGACATCATTGCGCGGATCAGCGAAGAGCACCGGCGCTCGACGATGGGGACGCTGCGGCTGGCCTTTCTGTCCGCGTTCGTTATGGAGCTGTTCGCGTCATTAAGCACCGCTATCGTAGCCGTGTTCCTCGGCCTGCGTCTTATTGAAGGCGAAATCGGCTTCGAGCACGCCTTCCTGGTGCTGCTTCTGGCTCCCGAGTTCTATAATCCCGTCCGGACGCTGGGGACTCAATTTCACGCCGGGATGAACGGCGTGACGGCAGCGGGGCGAATCTTCGACATCTTGAACACGGAACCTCCGGGATGGGTCGAGAAGGAAGGGGCCGCCGTATTGCCGCCGAAGCCGGAAGGATACCGCATCGTATTCGAAGGCGTCACCGTCCAATATGCCGGCGAAGCCCGTCCGGCGCTGTCCGATATTTCGCTCACGCTCGAACCGGGCGAGCGGATCGCCTTGGTCGGACCTACCGGGGCAGGGAAGAGCACGCTGCTGGATCTGCTGCAGGGCTTTATCAAACCTGCTTCGGGGCGTATTCTGGTTGACGGTATCGATCTGTCGCAGATCTCCATGTCATGGTGGCGGAATCAGCAGTCGGTATTGTCGCAGCACCCCCATCTCTTCCACGGGACGATAGGCGACAACATTCGAATCAGCAAGCCGGATGCAAGCGGAGCGGAGGTAGCCGCGGCGGCGGAGGCCGCTCAGGCGGCTGCTTTCATTCAGGCGCTGCCGCGGCAGTACGACACGCCGCTCGGGGAATCGGTCAGGCTGTCCGGCGGACAGGCGCAGCGGATCGCGATCGCGCGGGCGCTTCTGAGAGAGGCGCCTCTGCTCATGCTGGATGAACCGACGGCGGGACTGGATCTCGCCAATGAAGCGAATATCACAAAGACACTTGAACCGCTGCTGCGCGGGCGCATGTCCATTACGGCAGCGCATCGGCTGAGCACGATTCGCGCGTCGGACCGGATCGTCGTACTGGCCGGCGGACGGATCGTCGAAGCCGGTACCGCGGATGATCTGGCTGCAGCCGGCGGACTGTATGCCGATATGTTAGCGGCTGCGCGAGCGGATGAGGATGCAGCTGCGGAGCGCAGAGACGCGGAATACATTCCGGCGGCCGATCATATGCGTCAGCGGTCGGAAGAAGGTGCGAGGGCTCTGCCTCCTGCTGCGGGTATAGCATCGCCGGCAGATGCCGCACCTGTCAGAAGACGGAAGACCTTCGTCCGCCTGCTGCAATTCGTCCGTCCTTACAAGTGGTGGACGCTGCTCGCGATCCTGCTCGGATTCGGAACCGTCGCCACTAACGTCGGTCTGATGGGAACGTCAGGCTATCTGATTGCCAAGGCTGCGCTGCGGCCGGAGACGGTTCTGCTGCTCTACGTCCCGATTGTCGGCGTGCGTTTCTTCGGGATTGCGCGGGGGGTGTTCCGTTATGTGGAGCGGCTCGTTTCCCATGATCTCACCTTCCGCATTCTGAAGCGGCTGCGGGTATGGCTGTACGAACGGCTGGAGCCAAGAGGGGTGCAGCTGCTTGAGAACAAACGAAGCGGCGATTTGCTGGGCTCTGTCATCAGCGATGTGGAGCAGCTGCAGAATTTATATCTGCGCGTCATCGCGCCGCCGGTTGTTGCCGCTCTGACCGTGCTGCTCGGATTCGTATTTATGGCGAATTATGATCTGCGGCTGGGCATGCTGCTAGCAGGCATGCTGCTCACGGCGGGGGTTGTCATTCCATGGCTAAGCCACCGGATAGGGAGCAGCGGCGGAAGGGACTTCGTGCAGGCACGATCGGAAATTTATGAACAAACCTCCGACTTGCTGACGGGGCTGCCGACGTTGATTCTGTACGGGCAAGCGCAGAATATGGAAGAACGCATTCTTACGATTCAGCGCCGCTTGGATGCCCATCAGACGAAGCAGAACCGGATCTCGGCCTTCACGGGAGGCTCTATGTCCCTCTTGACGCATTTGACCATGTGGCTGATGCTGCTTGCCATTATCCCGCTTACGATATCGGGCCATATCGACAGCTACATGATTCCCGCGCTGGTGCTCGCCTCGTTCGCCTGCTTCGAAGCGGTCATGCCGCTTCCGCTGTCGTTCCAGCTGTTCGGGCAAACGATTTCCGCCGGCGACCGGCTGTTCCGGCTGGCCGATGAAGCCGGCGATCAGGCACAATTGGTCAAACCGGCCAAACCGACCAATCCGGCCAAACCGGCCAATCCGGCTCCGGCTTCGGAGGAAGTGTCTGAAGCGGGTGAAGCCGATGTAAGGTGGCAGGCGCAGGTAAGCGGATTGTCGTTCCGTTACGCGCCCGAAGAGCCCTACGCGCTGCGTGATCTGTCGCTAACGCTCGTTCAAGGGAAGCAAATTGCGATCGTTGGCGAAAGCGGCGCCGGGAAGAGCACGCTCCTGCAGCTGCTGATGAAGCTGCGGTCTTACGAGGAAGGCTCCATTGCGATTAATGGAACGGAGCTGCGCGATATCGCCGGCGAGTCGGCTCGGGCTCAATTTGCGGTCGTATCGCAGAATGTGCAGTTATTCAACGCGACGGTAGCCGAGAATTTACGGCTTGGCCGTCCTGAGGCGTCGCTCGATGAGCTGCGTGAAGCAGCCCGTGTGGCGAGAATTGACGAGACGATCGAGCGGCTGCCGGAAGGCTACGATACGATCATCGGCGAATGGGGAGCGAAGCTGTCCGGAGGAGAGCGGCAGCGGCTTGCGCTGGCGCGGGCGCTCGTCCGGGAGGCCCCGGCAATTCTATTCGACGAGCCGGGGACGGGGCTTGATCCGTTAACCGAGCAGGCCTTTACCAGCCATATAGAACCGCTGCTCGGCGAGAAAGCGGTCCTGTGGATTACGCATAAGCTGACAGGTCTGGAGCGAATGGACGAAATCATCGTTCTTCAGAACGGGACGGTAGCGGAGAGAGGCGCGCATCAGGAGCTGCTGGAGCGTCACGGCGTCTATTGGAAGCTGTGGAAGCTGCAGAGGGACCGGGAGCGGACGCGCGAATTGGCGGAGGTTCGTTAG
- a CDS encoding DinB family protein, with protein sequence MSQSIVNTGKSVRQMVLHQAQSIPEELYDVQPAPFNNTIRWNIGHIVYCLDHFLSMSFKSASQLPASYAGLFNTGTKPADWTAAPPTKEELIQQLSAQLNGISEISPDKLEEKLGAPVQMGPFRFETVGELVNFAFIHEAMHFSAIGCLSKAAQHKQ encoded by the coding sequence ATGTCCCAAAGCATTGTGAATACCGGTAAATCGGTCCGTCAAATGGTACTGCATCAGGCTCAATCCATTCCTGAGGAGCTGTACGACGTTCAGCCGGCCCCGTTCAACAATACGATTCGCTGGAATATCGGGCATATCGTATACTGTCTGGATCATTTTCTCTCCATGAGCTTCAAATCCGCTTCTCAGCTTCCCGCTTCCTATGCGGGTCTGTTCAATACCGGAACGAAGCCGGCGGATTGGACGGCCGCGCCTCCAACCAAGGAAGAGCTCATTCAACAATTGTCGGCGCAGCTCAACGGCATCTCGGAGATCTCCCCGGATAAGCTGGAGGAGAAGCTCGGAGCCCCGGTCCAAATGGGGCCGTTCCGGTTCGAAACCGTCGGGGAGCTGGTCAATTTCGCTTTCATTCACGAAGCGATGCACTTCTCGGCGATCGGATGCTTATCGAAGGCCGCTCAGCATAAGCAGTAA
- a CDS encoding GNAT family N-acetyltransferase → MTEEAKQTNGEAGDEIVAQKQGNSYVLIGAGDMPIGEMTYKLVDVDTWLIDHTHVDPQYRGRDLARKLLDLVVHDAREQGRTIIPSCSYALAQFKRYPEYEDVWKKTDTSYSDPYSSGSIAGP, encoded by the coding sequence ATGACAGAAGAAGCCAAGCAAACGAATGGTGAAGCGGGAGACGAAATTGTGGCGCAGAAGCAGGGAAACAGCTATGTGCTCATTGGAGCAGGAGACATGCCGATCGGTGAGATGACGTACAAGCTTGTGGATGTGGATACCTGGCTTATCGATCATACGCATGTCGATCCGCAATACCGTGGACGCGATCTGGCCCGTAAGCTGCTCGATTTGGTCGTCCATGATGCAAGAGAGCAGGGGAGAACCATCATTCCTTCCTGTTCCTACGCGCTTGCCCAGTTTAAGCGGTATCCCGAATATGAGGATGTCTGGAAGAAGACGGATACAAGCTATTCGGACCCTTACAGCTCGGGAAGTATTGCCGGACCGTAG
- a CDS encoding GNAT family N-acetyltransferase, with the protein MMVETERLILREFTHGDAAAVHEYASDPAVVRHMSWGPNTEEETLDYIHHMMETQSRKPRVEFEMAVILKETQALIGGTGIFVHSPGQGEIGYCYYPLYWGRGYAAEAAAALLRFGFQELGFHRIFATCRPDNAGSTRVMQKLGMKYEGHLRGHMLHNKQGRWLDSHQYSILKPEYEQLQSSLDQA; encoded by the coding sequence ATGATGGTGGAGACGGAGAGGCTTATCTTGAGAGAGTTTACACATGGTGATGCTGCGGCTGTTCATGAATATGCATCCGATCCTGCTGTAGTCAGGCATATGAGCTGGGGACCCAATACGGAGGAAGAGACGCTGGATTATATTCATCATATGATGGAGACACAAAGCCGCAAACCTCGGGTTGAATTCGAAATGGCCGTAATACTGAAGGAGACGCAGGCATTAATCGGCGGCACCGGCATATTCGTCCATTCACCCGGTCAGGGAGAGATCGGCTACTGCTATTACCCGCTCTACTGGGGGCGCGGATACGCAGCGGAAGCGGCTGCGGCATTGCTGCGATTCGGATTTCAAGAGCTGGGTTTTCACCGGATCTTTGCAACCTGCCGGCCGGACAATGCAGGCTCGACCCGAGTCATGCAGAAGCTCGGGATGAAGTATGAAGGGCACTTGCGGGGGCATATGCTGCATAATAAGCAGGGAAGATGGCTCGATTCCCATCAGTATTCGATTCTGAAGCCGGAGTACGAGCAGCTTCAAAGCTCGCTTGACCAGGCGTAG
- a CDS encoding UvrD-helicase domain-containing protein, which translates to MSSIHRFTSLPSGTAGSAIPHAEIASPNIAAQRNNAQDRDAGFFRTLEQSGLTLNKPQLEAVRHHTGPLLTLAGAGSGKTSVLICRTGYLLAVHGIPASAILLLTFSTKAAAEMRERIARLPGLNASAVHQLQARTFHSFFLQLIRRHGNQLDIFHETRRQHILLKQIMRELGLQQDAYQPETLLALLSSYKMNLVGLDELPEATDGEKEIKRIFARYEDWKQENGKIDFDDVLLSAYRLLKQQSDLLRSLQTRFQYVMIDEFQDTNHLQYELIRMIAEPRQNLMVVGDDDQTIYSFNGARSEFILHFEKRYPSAKVITLDINYRSTTAIVGLGNEIIRHNKERRPKTLQATKESAVKPQYMRPHTADDEADQIITRILQEVQQGTRTYGDFAILYRSSSNNRAILEQLVLKGIPHIDFGDGQLLYEHWLVKPVVDHLRLSLNRRNFDAMESILPSLYLNREKGMAIIRAKEAIRPKKGPLVHLLSLPELKDYQKDKITDRLALIKSFVTMKPAQAIIHIRKTFYDAYSEASERHKLTLHKEMLKELLDELEASAARFDTVEAFIAFIDDVVAKNSDNTRQKLQEQGNRIALMTIHRSKGLEFPVVCLIGASDGSLPHSSALDTDRMKDVFTRTGSRPISSVALEEERRLAYVAVTRAREELFISSPSQYRGKKAAISQFVLAAFQQAAGPSASPKSVHTKTGRHISSPGSKPAGETETVLAWVCTSPPCIAWTRIDPYKEAHLTSKPCPLCKSAMEKGSKAVPV; encoded by the coding sequence ATGAGTAGCATACATCGTTTCACATCCCTGCCCTCCGGAACGGCCGGCTCGGCTATCCCGCATGCGGAAATAGCATCCCCAAACATTGCCGCGCAGCGGAATAATGCGCAGGATCGGGATGCCGGCTTCTTCCGTACTTTGGAGCAGAGCGGGTTGACGTTGAATAAGCCGCAGCTGGAAGCGGTACGGCATCATACGGGTCCGTTGCTGACGCTGGCAGGAGCCGGCTCGGGCAAGACATCCGTCTTAATCTGCCGGACGGGCTATCTGCTCGCGGTCCACGGCATCCCGGCGAGCGCTATTCTGCTCCTGACGTTCTCGACCAAAGCGGCGGCCGAGATGAGAGAGCGCATTGCCCGTCTGCCCGGTCTAAACGCCTCGGCTGTCCATCAGCTTCAGGCCAGGACCTTTCACTCCTTCTTCCTGCAGCTGATCCGCAGGCACGGCAATCAGCTGGATATCTTTCATGAAACCCGGCGGCAGCATATTCTGCTAAAACAAATTATGCGGGAGCTGGGCCTGCAGCAGGACGCTTACCAGCCGGAAACGCTGCTCGCTCTTCTATCCTCCTATAAGATGAACCTTGTCGGTCTGGACGAGCTGCCGGAAGCAACGGACGGGGAAAAAGAAATCAAGCGCATCTTCGCCCGCTACGAAGATTGGAAGCAGGAGAACGGCAAGATCGATTTCGACGATGTGCTGCTCAGCGCATATCGGCTGCTGAAGCAGCAGTCCGACCTGCTGCGGTCGCTGCAGACGCGATTCCAATATGTCATGATCGATGAATTTCAGGATACCAACCATCTTCAATATGAATTAATCCGAATGATCGCCGAGCCCCGGCAAAATTTAATGGTCGTCGGCGATGACGACCAGACGATCTATTCCTTTAACGGCGCAAGGAGCGAATTCATTCTTCATTTTGAGAAGCGCTACCCGTCGGCCAAGGTCATTACGCTCGATATTAACTACCGGTCAACCACAGCAATTGTCGGCCTCGGCAACGAAATTATCCGGCACAACAAGGAGCGGCGGCCCAAGACCTTGCAAGCAACGAAGGAAAGCGCGGTTAAGCCCCAATATATGCGGCCTCATACGGCGGATGACGAAGCGGATCAAATCATCACGCGTATCCTCCAGGAGGTTCAGCAGGGAACACGGACATACGGCGACTTCGCTATATTATACCGGTCATCCAGCAACAACCGGGCCATATTGGAGCAGCTCGTACTAAAGGGAATTCCACATATCGATTTCGGTGATGGACAGCTTTTATACGAGCATTGGCTCGTTAAGCCGGTCGTCGACCATCTGCGGCTTTCCTTGAACCGGCGCAATTTCGATGCGATGGAAAGCATTCTGCCCTCTCTCTACCTGAATCGCGAGAAGGGAATGGCGATCATTCGCGCGAAGGAAGCGATAAGGCCCAAGAAAGGGCCGCTCGTGCATTTGTTATCGCTGCCGGAACTGAAGGATTACCAGAAGGACAAGATCACGGACCGTCTGGCACTGATCAAGTCATTCGTAACCATGAAGCCGGCGCAGGCCATTATACACATTCGAAAAACCTTCTATGACGCTTATTCGGAAGCTAGTGAACGGCATAAATTAACGCTGCATAAGGAGATGCTGAAGGAGCTGCTGGACGAGCTGGAAGCTTCCGCCGCGCGCTTCGATACGGTCGAGGCTTTCATAGCGTTCATCGATGACGTAGTGGCCAAGAACAGCGATAATACCCGCCAGAAGCTGCAGGAGCAGGGCAATCGCATTGCATTGATGACGATCCATCGTTCCAAAGGATTGGAATTCCCCGTCGTCTGCTTGATCGGGGCTTCCGATGGCAGCTTGCCGCACAGCTCGGCTCTGGATACCGACCGGATGAAGGATGTCTTCACGAGGACGGGCAGCAGGCCAATCAGCTCGGTCGCATTGGAAGAGGAGCGGCGTCTTGCTTATGTGGCCGTTACCCGTGCCCGGGAGGAGTTGTTCATTAGCTCCCCTTCTCAATACAGAGGCAAGAAAGCCGCTATTTCGCAATTCGTTCTGGCTGCCTTCCAACAAGCAGCGGGTCCCTCAGCTTCGCCTAAGTCGGTCCATACGAAGACGGGCCGGCATATTTCCAGCCCCGGTTCCAAGCCTGCAGGAGAGACCGAAACCGTTCTGGCATGGGTTTGCACCAGCCCGCCATGCATCGCTTGGACCAGAATAGACCCGTATAAAGAAGCGCATCTGACATCCAAGCCCTGTCCGCTCTGCAAGTCGGCCATGGAGAAGGGCAGCAAGGCCGTCCCGGTGTAG
- a CDS encoding ABC transporter substrate-binding protein produces MKISRKWALYASLSLLAFTVACSNQPTANEANQTNESNETKGNAANEKQDETNKPAADGVTAIAVDEAKAAELQAQFGQEAPAKVVSASVAISEILDVLGVMPIGVPTSTVELPAAFKDVQRIGSALKPDVEQVTKLQPDLVLGPESIKDSLEKQFKPASLKTAYIPSDSLEELKLSMVVMSRVFKQEQKANEFLANLEKQESEAAKQAEGKTAPKVMLLFGSAESFMLMNENTFPGSIAKKLGASNVVSDVLKSDETYVMLNMENVVAANPDVILLVSHGDPDTAIKKFEEDVKKNGAWDKLNAFKNGKVSALDYNLFGVASLVKAADAYKEMTTKLYQ; encoded by the coding sequence ATGAAAATATCTCGAAAATGGGCCTTGTATGCCAGCTTGTCATTGCTAGCCTTCACAGTCGCGTGCAGCAATCAGCCGACGGCGAACGAAGCGAACCAAACGAACGAATCGAACGAAACGAAAGGGAATGCCGCCAACGAAAAGCAGGATGAGACCAATAAGCCTGCTGCGGATGGAGTGACGGCGATCGCGGTCGACGAAGCGAAAGCGGCCGAGCTGCAAGCTCAGTTCGGTCAAGAAGCGCCGGCCAAGGTGGTCAGCGCATCGGTCGCCATCTCCGAGATTCTGGACGTGCTGGGCGTTATGCCTATCGGCGTTCCCACGTCTACGGTCGAGCTCCCGGCGGCATTCAAGGACGTGCAGCGAATCGGGTCGGCGCTCAAGCCTGACGTGGAGCAGGTGACGAAGCTTCAGCCGGATCTGGTTCTCGGTCCGGAGTCGATCAAGGACAGCCTGGAGAAGCAATTTAAACCGGCTTCATTAAAGACCGCATACATACCGTCGGACTCGCTGGAAGAATTAAAGCTCTCCATGGTCGTTATGAGCCGGGTCTTCAAGCAGGAGCAGAAGGCCAACGAGTTTCTGGCGAACCTGGAGAAGCAAGAGAGCGAAGCTGCCAAGCAGGCGGAGGGCAAGACGGCGCCGAAAGTCATGCTTCTGTTCGGATCGGCCGAATCCTTCATGCTCATGAACGAGAATACGTTCCCGGGCAGCATCGCTAAGAAGCTGGGCGCATCCAACGTCGTATCGGATGTGCTAAAGTCCGACGAAACGTACGTCATGCTCAATATGGAGAATGTGGTTGCCGCCAATCCGGATGTGATTCTGCTCGTATCGCACGGCGATCCGGATACGGCAATCAAGAAATTCGAAGAGGATGTCAAGAAGAACGGGGCATGGGACAAATTGAATGCCTTCAAGAACGGCAAAGTATCCGCGCTTGACTACAATTTGTTCGGCGTTGCCTCGCTTGTCAAAGCCGCGGATGCTTACAAAGAAATGACGACTAAATTGTATCAATAA
- a CDS encoding FecCD family ABC transporter permease translates to MTFMLLLAAMILSVGLGSVRFSPVEIVSALFGRGGDVSDTILWDIRIPRVMLAVTIGANLAISGALLQAVMHNPLADPGLTGVSSGAAVSVLFILLVVPNYSSFIPFAAIAGGTVAAVMVYALAWKKRGITPIRVILSGVAVNSVFGGIIGLLSILYSDKLPAALQWLNGSMTGKGIGDVGVMLPYSIVGWIAALFCIRQANILRLGEQAALNLGENINRIRIVLSFIAVYLAAVSVSTVGMIGFVGLVVPHMARMLVGSDYRSLLPMSIGLGALVLLLADTVGRTFFAPLDIPAGIVMAVTGGPYFLYLMRKGDV, encoded by the coding sequence ATGACGTTCATGCTGCTGTTGGCGGCCATGATCTTGTCCGTAGGGCTCGGGAGCGTGCGATTTTCACCTGTTGAGATTGTGAGCGCCCTGTTCGGCCGCGGCGGCGACGTATCGGATACCATTCTATGGGACATCCGGATCCCCAGAGTCATGCTGGCCGTGACGATCGGCGCGAACCTGGCGATTTCCGGCGCACTGCTCCAAGCGGTCATGCATAATCCGCTCGCGGATCCGGGCCTTACCGGGGTGTCCAGCGGCGCCGCCGTGTCCGTGCTGTTCATTCTGCTGGTCGTTCCCAACTACTCTTCGTTCATTCCGTTCGCGGCTATTGCCGGCGGCACTGTGGCGGCGGTCATGGTGTATGCGCTGGCATGGAAGAAACGGGGGATTACGCCGATCCGGGTTATTCTGTCGGGGGTAGCCGTAAACTCGGTATTCGGGGGAATCATCGGATTGCTCTCCATCTTGTACAGCGACAAGCTGCCAGCGGCTCTGCAGTGGTTAAACGGCAGCATGACCGGCAAAGGAATCGGCGATGTCGGCGTCATGCTTCCCTATTCCATCGTCGGATGGATTGCGGCGCTGTTCTGCATCCGGCAAGCGAATATTTTGCGCTTGGGGGAGCAAGCGGCGCTCAATCTCGGCGAGAATATTAACCGGATTCGAATTGTATTATCGTTCATCGCGGTCTACTTGGCCGCCGTATCGGTATCGACCGTCGGTATGATCGGCTTTGTCGGTCTGGTCGTTCCGCATATGGCGCGCATGCTTGTCGGGTCCGATTACCGGAGCCTGCTGCCGATGAGCATCGGCTTGGGCGCGCTTGTATTGCTGCTCGCGGATACCGTGGGAAGGACATTCTTCGCTCCGCTGGATATTCCGGCGGGTATCGTCATGGCGGTCACCGGCGGGCCTTACTTTCTATACTTGATGAGAAAAGGTGATGTTTAA
- a CDS encoding ABC transporter ATP-binding protein, whose product MLQAEALTISYDGNKIVKNFTLQVNEGEIVSIIGPNGSGKSTLLKGISRLIPCESGRVRIAGQELRSMQNKRISQIMCILCQSNQTPADMTVEELVSYGRLPHKKWYERLSMEDYEIVDWAIEQTGLAAFRKRLVVSLSGGEAQRAWIAMALAQRPKVLLLDEPTTYLDIAHQLEVLELVRTVNQELGITIVMVLHDLNQASAYSDKICVIQKGSLALTGKPRDVLTRDMIRYVYGVEAEVEFVADAAFPRIHPLKKAQPMAH is encoded by the coding sequence ATGCTTCAAGCCGAAGCCTTAACGATCAGTTATGACGGCAACAAGATTGTGAAGAACTTCACCCTGCAAGTCAATGAAGGCGAGATCGTCTCGATTATCGGGCCTAACGGCTCCGGCAAGTCTACCTTGCTGAAAGGAATATCGAGATTGATTCCCTGCGAAAGCGGCCGAGTTCGTATCGCCGGACAAGAGCTCCGGTCCATGCAGAACAAGCGGATTTCCCAGATCATGTGCATCTTATGCCAATCCAATCAAACGCCGGCCGACATGACCGTCGAGGAGCTCGTATCTTACGGACGGCTTCCTCACAAGAAGTGGTACGAGCGATTGTCGATGGAGGATTACGAAATCGTCGATTGGGCGATCGAGCAGACAGGGCTTGCGGCGTTCCGCAAGCGGCTGGTCGTTTCCCTCTCCGGAGGCGAGGCCCAGCGCGCCTGGATCGCCATGGCGCTGGCGCAGCGGCCCAAGGTGCTGCTGCTCGACGAGCCGACAACGTACTTGGATATCGCGCACCAGCTGGAAGTGCTGGAGCTGGTCCGGACCGTCAACCAGGAGCTGGGAATAACCATCGTCATGGTGCTTCATGACCTGAATCAGGCGAGTGCGTACAGCGATAAAATCTGCGTGATCCAGAAAGGCAGCCTGGCACTGACAGGCAAGCCCCGGGACGTATTGACGCGGGATATGATTCGCTATGTATACGGTGTGGAGGCGGAGGTCGAATTTGTGGCCGATGCCGCGTTCCCCCGGATTCATCCGCTCAAGAAAGCCCAGCCGATGGCTCATTAA
- a CDS encoding HugZ family pyridoxamine 5'-phosphate oxidase, with product MKQIDTEAMKKKFTDFVESRKTLVISSLDENGNPFASYAPFVKMDGKLYIYISRISDHYRYVEESKRISVMLLADESQSPNTFARERARWACSTANLGNEGHDEVFALFNESFGSKMMDMLRGLDFSLFELTPIEGRYVVGFGQAFDVDLSGDRFEHVVIDKKK from the coding sequence GTGAAGCAGATCGATACGGAAGCAATGAAGAAGAAATTTACGGATTTCGTAGAGAGCCGGAAGACGCTGGTCATTAGCAGCCTGGACGAGAACGGGAATCCGTTCGCCAGCTACGCGCCTTTCGTGAAGATGGACGGGAAATTATACATCTATATTAGCCGAATATCCGATCACTACCGCTATGTGGAGGAGAGCAAACGGATATCCGTCATGCTTCTTGCGGACGAGTCGCAGTCGCCGAATACGTTCGCCCGCGAACGCGCAAGGTGGGCCTGCTCAACGGCAAACCTCGGCAACGAAGGTCATGACGAAGTGTTCGCGCTGTTCAATGAATCCTTCGGCAGTAAGATGATGGATATGCTGCGGGGGCTGGATTTTTCACTATTCGAGCTAACCCCGATTGAAGGCCGTTATGTCGTGGGCTTCGGGCAAGCCTTCGATGTGGATCTGTCGGGCGACCGGTTCGAGCATGTCGTGATCGATAAGAAAAAATAA